From one Felis catus isolate Fca126 chromosome E2, F.catus_Fca126_mat1.0, whole genome shotgun sequence genomic stretch:
- the LOC101081428 gene encoding metallothionein-1, whose protein sequence is MDPDCSCATGGSCSCAGSCKCKACRCTSCKKSCCSCCPVGCAKCAQGCICKGASDKCSCCA, encoded by the exons ATGGATCCCGACTGCTCCTGCGCCACCG GTGGCTCCTGCTCGTGCGCCGGCTCCTGCAAATGCAAAGCCTGCAGATGCACCTCCTGCAAGAAGA gctgctgctcctgctgcccCGTGGGCTGTGCCAAGTGTGCCCAGGGCTGCATCTGCAAAGGGGCATCGGACAAGTGCAGCTGCTGCGCCTAA
- the LOC111558023 gene encoding metallothionein-2-like: MDPNCSCSAGGSCTCASSCTCKECRCTSCKKSCCSCCPVGCAKCAQGCICKGASDKCSCCA; the protein is encoded by the exons ATGGACCCCAACTGCTCCTGCTCCGCCG GTGGCTCCTGCACGTGCGCCAGCTCCTGCACGTGCAAAGAGTGCAGATGCACCTCCTGCAAGAAGA gctgctgctcctgctgcccCGTGGGCTGTGCCAAGTGTGCCCAGGGCTGCATCTGCAAAGGGGCATCGGACAAGTGCAGCTGCTGTGCCTGA
- the LOC111558024 gene encoding metallothionein-2: MDPNCSCSAGGSCTCAGSCTCKECRCTSCKKSCCSCCPVGCAKCAQGCICKGASDKCSCCA, translated from the exons ATGGACCCCAACTGCTCCTGCTCCGCCG GTGGCTCCTGCACGTGCGCCGGCTCCTGCACGTGCAAAGAGTGCAGATGCACCTCCTGCAAGAAGA gctgctgctcctgctgcccCGTGGGCTGTGCCAAGTGTGCCCAGGGCTGCATCTGCAAAGGGGCATCGGACAAGTGCAGCTGCTGTGCCTGA